A stretch of DNA from Sugiyamaella lignohabitans strain CBS 10342 chromosome B, complete sequence:
TGTCACTAGTTATACACCCGCTTAAAAACTCATCGCTTTGCTCTTCACTGGTTGACAGCACACCCTTTCTAATATCCAAATGAACAAGCGTATAAGATCCAGTAGTGATAAAGTGATACGAGTTTTTAAATGACATATCCACAATGCTAGTGATCATATCGTAATGCAAAGAGGGGAATTTGTGAGTGACCTCGAGTGATCTCAAATCAAATATGGTCAATGTCGAGTCTTCGTCTCCTACAGCTATATACTTTTCGTTGACTCGAGCCACAGTTGGAGTGCTCTTTTTCAGAGCTTCCAGATTCTTGCTAGCAACCTTTCCAGTCTCTGAGGAAGCTTTCTTGATTACATGATCTGAGCCAATGGAATACAGGTCTTAAGGTTAGTATCAAGACAATCGAGTAATAAACAAACTTGCAGCTCTCGTTTTGAAGTCTGCTGATAACAAAATACTTACAATCGCCAGAATAATCATAAGCAAGTGCTCTACAACTGCTCTTATGACGCTTTGTACTCCATGCTTCACTCTGAGTTCCAATACCAGCCTCTACACTGTACTTTTGCGTGCTCACCCGTCCAGAAGCAAGACCCGTCGCATAGATATTGCTATTAGGATGGAATGCCAAAGCAAACAATGGATCCTCAAAGGTCTGTTTGAATAAAATCCCCTTATGTTTCACCATCGTTGCTTACTATCAGAAGTTTGAATGACCCCGGCGACCATTCCACTATCTAAATAATGATGCGGCTAAAATTTTTTCGTGATCCATATGAAAGTATGCAGGTTCTACGCAGGGACTGCATATCTCACGATTCAGACCATTTGCTTGAAAGTAAAGCAAGTGTTTCAAAAATGCTGAATTCACTTATGACTCTGACCTCAGACAGTCTGATCCTGGCCACTCGAGCTAAGTTGCAACTCTTGTGATTTTCAATGCCTTCTGTATTTACCCACGTACCAGTCGaattgcctccggcagctgggctCTACCTCAGATaccgttgctcctctcgctccgctcgagtcaaTTACCGGATGGTGGGCAGCAGGGTCCAAGCCGCTCGcaaagcgagcacaacgggtccgggcagagcccggccgccggaggcagtcttGGGGAGCGTCACCCGAAATCACTTTTAAAATACaattaaataaacaatACTACATAAATAACAACAGCCATTGACCAGCTCATACATAACCATATAAATAAGACTCACTATATTTTGAATCGGACACTCcttcttttgtttcaaGGATCTCTTTTACCAGAGCTGGCGGGTTCAGTCCCAGTTTATCAGCTCTGTTCCACCGTTCTAAGCGAGTGATACCGGCGGTCGGACCGTAGGCAGCTGTCATATCAAATTGCTTCAACACTTTTTCTGCCGTATTATACTCCTCTTGATGAATGGGTTCCgatattctattttttaCCATAGAACGAAGATAGTTTTTGTACTCAGGTTTCTCCACATCCAGTTTAGCTAGCGGTTTGGATTCGTTCTTCACCACCGTATCTTTTTCAGCTATTTCTGACGATACAGTAgattctttctcttctggcCCTGGACTCAAGTCCTTCtttccaacaacagcttCAGAAGTTAAACCTGGCTTTGAAAATACACCTTTGATTGTAGAATTGTCCGTGGGATCTAGTATAGGTTGCGCCGTACTGCTCTTTTTTGCGGCATTCACAGCGGTTTTTCCTACTCCTGTAGACCCTCGCTTTGAAACTCCGAATGAGCCAGTGAGTTTCGTCTGGCCCTTGGTCTCTTTTTTGCCTGCCATATTCTTTAAAGTTCTTGTCCTGGTCGTATGAACAAAGAAGgatatatttcatttaCTGGAGATCATGCTGGATCTTGAACCGCTGTCGCCTTGATTAGCCGCACCCACTAAAAGGCAGCTTCCCAAAAGGGTAATAACTAAACATGTAGGTGATCCGGGGCATTGAGCGGTTGTTCTGGCTTTTTCAGACCgttaaattaattattattatataaaaacATGTTATTGATTGTGCTGTGACAATATTAGTAtcatttttgtattttgaaGTTCTACCAATCATCTGGGTCAGAGTAATGGCTTAGGGTCGTGCTGAGTTGATCATCTACATTATGCAATTTTGGAGAAAAGTAAAGTAATACTAAATATCTATTAAATTCATCTGCTCGTGTTTTTCTTCGAACAAACTGCTTGCTAGAGGATGGTGAACCTACCTAAAGTGTTTTATCAGAACTAGACGTGACCTACATAGTTGTTacataattattttgatttagACATGTCTGATCTGTTGCATCTTAGGAACTTACGAATAGTAAGATAGAAGATAGACAACTATATACGATAAGATGAGGTGTGGCTCTGTAGTAGAATTGTCCCCCTCAATTTATCTAGAGTAAAAGCTCATCTTTTTTCTAAAGTGGCCCCGAGATATGGCACCAAGCCAAAAAAACTACCCTCTAACCGCTGCTCGACCCGGGGTGCTCCGCTTCACGGAGCcactgggaccgtcgatgcccgactcgagcgtgGGGAGCGGGAGAATgttaaaaacaaaaacatcTATTTGAACCTagctaataaataatcataATGCAAATTTCGATTTGGCAATAATCTGGTTGCCATATCTGTAGAATAAAAAGGGAACGGGGCACAGAAGTACTCCGACACATGCAATAAGGGTACCTGCCCAGTTGATTCCCATGCCATTGAACATCGGGTTGGCAAATAATGGGAAGATACCACCAAAAGTAGATCTTAGAAGCGTTGTTGCAGCCATTGCACTGGCAGCAAATGGAAGGTAGATATCAACTAAATAACTGATGGCAGGGGGGAAGATGATGaataaaccaaaaccaGTCAAAACTCCTGATAGCGATGGCACGATCCAATGAATCTTGTCAGGATAGGAGCCCGTCCAGGCAAACCAAAAGAGACCCATAGGAAATGCAATTCCACCAACCATCATCGCAGGAAGACGGGCTTGAGGTATTGGTTTACCGCCATTGGCAATAAGCTGCCGAGTAAAATATGGTTCGAAGATCAAAATGTTACAGGTTCCACCAATCAGTATTCCAACTAAAACCCCAATATATGGAAGATTGGTAATGCCACCTTTAAATCCATACTCTTTAAAGACAATAGGATACGCctccaaaaaaagataaagGATTCCATACAGAAATGCTGTGTATAGGGACACGAGAAACAAGATCTGTTCAGTGAAGAGCATTTTTAAAGGTCTTGTCAGGTGTCGTGATACCATGTCGTTGAGATCTACCGAGACTTCGTCATGAGGGGCATAAATGGCCCAGTTTCCAGTCTGTTCTCTTAAACTGCGAGCTTTTCTGGACAAAATTACTGGATGATACGACTCATCGATAATAAAGATGTCGGCAATGAGCGCCAATGTTCCCATTATTCCAGTGATATACTGAGTCCATCTCCAGTGTAATTCCGAGTTGACGATAAAACCACCAACAATAGGAGCCAAAACAGGACCAGTAAAATTAACGCACATAAAACAGGCAATGGCGGTACCACGCTGCCCGGGGTTGAACATATCGGCCAATGCAcctccaacaacagcccATGGAGCAGCCCCCAAAAATCCAGCAAAGAAACGACAGATAATAAGTGTCTGGATATCTTTTGCTGTGGAAGCACCGAAAATGAACAACACAAACCCAAAAGCAGATAAGACTGAAGGAAGCTTTCTTCCATATAATTCCGAGCACGGGGCCCACACCACA
This window harbors:
- the TPO1 gene encoding Tpo1p (Polyamine transporter of the major facilitator superfamily; member of the 12-spanner drug:H(+) antiporter DHA1 family; recognizes spermine, putrescine, and spermidine; catalyzes uptake of polyamines at alkaline pH and excretion at acidic pH; during oxidative stress exports spermine, spermidine from the cell, which controls timing of expression of stress-responsive genes; phosphorylation enhances activity and sorting to the plasma membrane; GO_component: GO:0033101 - cellular bud membrane [Evidence IDA] [PMID 13679573]; GO_component: GO:0000329 - fungal-type vacuole membrane [Evidence IMP] [PMID 11171066]; GO_component: GO:0016021 - integral component of membrane [Evidence IEA,IEA]; GO_component: GO:0016021 - integral component of membrane [Evidence ISM] [PMID 12192589]; GO_component: GO:0016020 - membrane [Evidence IEA]; GO_component: GO:0005886 - plasma membrane [Evidence IEA,IEA]; GO_component: GO:0005886 - plasma membrane [Evidence IDA] [PMID 12562762]; GO_component: GO:0005886 - plasma membrane [Evidence IDA,IMP] [PMID 15637075]; GO_function: GO:0015297 - antiporter activity [Evidence IEA]; GO_function: GO:0015606 - spermidine transmembrane transporter activity [Evidence IMP] [PMID 11171066]; GO_function: GO:0015606 - spermidine transmembrane transporter activity [Evidence IDA,IMP] [PMID 15637075]; GO_function: GO:0000297 - spermine transmembrane transporter activity [Evidence IMP] [PMID 11171066]; GO_function: GO:0000297 - spermine transmembrane transporter activity [Evidence IDA,IMP] [PMID 15637075]; GO_function: GO:0000297 - spermine transmembrane transporter activity [Evidence IMP] [PMID 9920864]; GO_process: GO:1902047 - polyamine transmembrane transport [Evidence IMP] [PMID 24136413]; GO_process: GO:0015847 - putrescine transport [Evidence IMP] [PMID 9920864]; GO_process: GO:0015848 - spermidine transport [Evidence IMP] [PMID 11171066]; GO_process: GO:0015848 - spermidine transport [Evidence IDA,IMP] [PMID 15637075]; GO_process: GO:0015848 - spermidine transport [Evidence IMP] [PMID 9920864]; GO_process: GO:0000296 - spermine transport [Evidence IMP] [PMID 11171066]; GO_process: GO:0000296 - spermine transport [Evidence IDA,IMP] [PMID 15637075]; GO_process: GO:0000296 - spermine transport [Evidence IMP] [PMID 9920864]; GO_process: GO:0055085 - transmembrane transport [Evidence IEA]; GO_process: GO:0006810 - transport [Evidence IEA]) is translated as MEPKSYESTLVGSHEPAELDSSSSSVITNIMGGSPYRDIEKNDNLDDEPTLLVEERLAEQDFITRVLTNGSRHANDYADMDFAEGKKYPPLLNVDRELYRVDFSGPDDPIHPFNWPIYKKVLISASLCFSTFCVTWGSAIYAPSTQQIMSEFNVGLEVAILGVSVFVLGFASGPVVWAPCSELYGRKLPSVLSAFGFVLFIFGASTAKDIQTLIICRFFAGFLGAAPWAVVGGALADMFNPGQRGTAIACFMCVNFTGPVLAPIVGGFIVNSELHWRWTQYITGIMGTLALIADIFIIDESYHPVILSRKARSLREQTGNWAIYAPHDEVSVDLNDMVSRHLTRPLKMLFTEQILFLVSLYTAFLYGILYLFLEAYPIVFKEYGFKGGITNLPYIGVLVGILIGGTCNILIFEPYFTRQLIANGGKPIPQARLPAMMVGGIAFPMGLFWFAWTGSYPDKIHWIVPSLSGVLTGFGLFIIFPPAISYLVDIYLPFAASAMAATTLLRSTFGGIFPLFANPMFNGMGINWAGTLIACVGVLLCPVPFLFYRYGNQIIAKSKFAL